Proteins encoded within one genomic window of Rhizobium favelukesii:
- a CDS encoding cobalt-precorrin-6A reductase, with amino-acid sequence MGKIRILMLGGTGEARALAQSLTDTGRYDVLLCLAGRTEKPSHQPAPVRIGGFGGAEGLAAFLQEGRFDLIIDATHPFAARISRNAGAASAASGIPALALRRPEWRAEPKDRWTHVATVAEAIGSLGSSPRRVFLAIGRQEAHRAEAAPQHFYLVRSVDPVAPPLILPNVCLVLDRGPYDVERETSLFRAHRIDALVTKNSGGSATYAKIEAARQLGIEVIMIARAPAAAMQTVATIEAMLAAIDHLFPSAMERGV; translated from the coding sequence ATGGGCAAAATCCGCATCCTGATGCTTGGGGGGACTGGCGAAGCGCGTGCGCTGGCCCAATCGCTCACTGATACAGGCCGGTATGACGTTCTGCTTTGCCTTGCGGGCAGGACTGAGAAACCGTCCCATCAGCCGGCTCCGGTTCGCATCGGCGGCTTTGGCGGAGCTGAAGGGCTTGCGGCGTTCCTGCAGGAAGGGCGGTTCGACCTCATAATTGACGCAACTCATCCCTTCGCAGCTCGCATTTCGCGGAACGCCGGCGCGGCGTCGGCGGCAAGCGGCATTCCCGCATTGGCGCTGCGCCGACCCGAATGGAGAGCTGAACCGAAAGACCGGTGGACACATGTCGCGACTGTTGCCGAAGCAATCGGCTCGCTTGGCTCCTCCCCCCGCAGGGTCTTCCTGGCGATCGGTCGCCAGGAAGCGCATCGCGCCGAAGCGGCTCCCCAGCACTTCTACCTCGTGAGAAGCGTCGATCCAGTTGCGCCGCCGCTTATCCTTCCTAACGTCTGCCTCGTGCTCGATCGAGGCCCCTATGATGTCGAACGTGAAACCTCGCTGTTTCGCGCCCATCGAATCGACGCCTTGGTGACCAAGAACAGTGGTGGCTCGGCGACCTATGCAAAGATCGAGGCAGCACGCCAACTCGGCATCGAGGTGATTATGATCGCACGCGCGCCTGCTGCCGCCATGCAGACGGTCGCAACGATCGAAGCAATGCTGGCAGCGATCGATCACCTCTTCCCCTCAGCAATGGAGCGCGGAGTGTAG
- a CDS encoding precorrin-2 C(20)-methyltransferase — translation MRNLGRLIGVGTGPGDPELLTLKAVKAIEAAHVVAYFAKQGRGGNGKAIVEPLLSAEKTLLPLYYPVTTEIEKSEEAYRNQITTFYDQSADAVAVHLEKGRTVAVLSEGDPLFYGSYMHLHIRLANRYPTEVIPGISAMSGCWSLAGIPIVQGDDVLSVLPGTMAEAELQRRLSDTQAAVIMKVGRNLPKIRRALEASGRLAEAVYVERGTMANAAMTKLVDRLDGDAPYFSLVLVPGWEASR, via the coding sequence ATGAGGAACCTTGGCCGCCTTATCGGCGTCGGCACCGGCCCCGGCGATCCGGAACTCCTGACCCTCAAAGCCGTCAAGGCGATCGAAGCAGCACATGTCGTCGCCTATTTTGCCAAGCAGGGCAGGGGCGGCAACGGCAAGGCGATCGTCGAGCCTCTCTTGAGCGCAGAAAAGACGTTGTTGCCGCTCTACTATCCGGTGACGACCGAGATCGAGAAGAGCGAGGAGGCTTACCGCAACCAGATTACCACCTTCTACGATCAATCGGCAGACGCCGTCGCTGTCCATCTGGAGAAGGGCCGCACCGTTGCCGTGTTGAGCGAAGGGGATCCCTTGTTCTACGGTTCCTATATGCATCTGCATATACGGTTGGCGAACCGCTATCCAACCGAGGTCATTCCCGGCATCAGCGCCATGTCCGGATGCTGGTCGCTTGCCGGTATTCCGATTGTCCAGGGAGACGACGTCCTTTCCGTACTACCCGGTACGATGGCTGAAGCCGAGTTGCAGCGGAGGCTGTCGGATACGCAGGCCGCCGTTATCATGAAGGTTGGACGCAACCTTCCCAAGATTCGCCGCGCGCTGGAAGCGTCGGGCCGCCTTGCCGAAGCCGTTTATGTGGAGCGCGGTACGATGGCCAATGCGGCAATGACAAAGCTTGTCGACCGCCTTGATGGCGACGCCCCTTACTTTTCCCTGGTACTCGTGCCCGGCTGGGAGGCCAGCCGGTGA
- the repA gene encoding plasmid partitioning protein RepA: MDNISVSTTDVRIERHANQLSRQLKLLREKLFPPLSQKTLRTFTSGEAAQMIGVSDGYLRQLSLDGKGPQPDVSVNGRRSYTLAQINELRHHMARIKPKDALSYLPWRRPGEKLQTVAVTNFKGGSAKTTTTLYLAQYLALNGYRVLAIDLDPQASLSSMLGVQPEFDLADGDTLYGAIRYDASRRSLKDVVRKTYFEGLDLVPGNLELMEFEHETPRALGDRQRTGEVFFRRVGVAISEVEANYDVVVIDCPPQLGYLTLGAVCAATSLLITIHPQMVDVASMSQFLLMTSDLLSVVCKAGGDLQHDFIKYVVTRHEPFDAPQSQIVALLRNLFSDDVLTATILKSTAIADAGLTKQSLYEIERGQVRRSTYDRALESVNAANGEVLAGIHKAWGRT, from the coding sequence TTGGACAACATTAGCGTATCGACGACGGATGTCCGCATCGAGCGGCACGCCAACCAACTTTCGCGTCAGCTGAAGCTTCTTCGTGAAAAGCTCTTTCCGCCGTTGTCCCAGAAGACGCTGCGGACGTTTACGTCCGGCGAAGCGGCGCAAATGATCGGTGTGTCCGACGGCTACCTGCGCCAGCTGTCGCTCGACGGTAAGGGGCCGCAGCCAGACGTCTCCGTCAACGGCCGACGGTCCTATACGCTCGCCCAGATTAACGAGCTGCGCCACCATATGGCGCGGATCAAGCCGAAGGATGCGCTCTCCTATCTTCCGTGGCGTCGGCCGGGCGAAAAGCTGCAGACGGTGGCGGTGACGAATTTCAAGGGCGGCTCGGCAAAGACCACCACGACCCTTTACCTCGCCCAGTACCTGGCGCTGAACGGCTACCGCGTGCTGGCAATCGATCTCGATCCGCAGGCATCGCTGTCGTCCATGCTCGGGGTCCAACCGGAGTTCGATCTGGCTGACGGTGATACGCTCTACGGCGCGATCCGCTATGATGCGAGCCGTCGTTCGCTCAAGGACGTCGTACGCAAGACCTATTTCGAGGGACTTGACCTCGTGCCAGGAAATCTTGAGCTGATGGAGTTCGAGCACGAGACGCCGCGCGCGCTCGGGGATCGCCAACGGACCGGGGAGGTGTTCTTTCGGCGTGTCGGTGTTGCCATTTCAGAGGTCGAGGCCAACTACGATGTCGTCGTCATCGATTGCCCGCCGCAGCTGGGTTATCTGACGCTCGGCGCCGTGTGCGCGGCAACGTCGCTTCTGATCACCATCCACCCGCAGATGGTCGACGTTGCGTCGATGTCGCAGTTTTTGTTGATGACCTCGGATCTGCTGTCCGTCGTGTGCAAGGCCGGTGGCGACCTGCAACATGACTTCATCAAATATGTGGTCACGCGCCACGAGCCGTTCGATGCGCCGCAGTCGCAGATCGTGGCGTTGCTGCGCAACCTTTTCAGCGACGATGTGCTGACGGCGACCATCCTGAAGTCCACGGCGATCGCCGATGCCGGGCTGACGAAGCAGTCGCTCTACGAGATCGAGCGAGGTCAGGTCCGGCGTTCGACCTATGACCGCGCGTTGGAGTCGGTCAACGCTGCGAATGGTGAGGTGTTGGCGGGAATTCACAAAGCATGGGGCCGGACATGA
- a CDS encoding bifunctional cobalt-precorrin-7 (C(5))-methyltransferase/cobalt-precorrin-6B (C(15))-methyltransferase yields the protein MCDMPSASSRRWLTIIGIGEDGPAGLGDEAKQLIAAAPVVFGGRRHHELVAALVTGERLCWESPFDRSVEAVAARRGLPVVVLGSGDPFLYGIGATLSRRISAEEMRVIPAPSSFSLAASRLGWPLQEVATISLHGRPLELIRPHLHHGRRIAALTSDAETPSQLAELLRVSGFGQSQLHVLEALGGQRERRRQARADSFDLGQIDPLNVCAIEVVAGEGARVIAFTPGLDDTLFEHDGQLTKQDVRAITLSALAPRHGELLWDIGAGSGSIGIEWMLADPSLRAVAIEQSSERAARIARNTLALGVPGLAIVEGKAPEALANLPEPDAIFVGGGGSGAGVLDVALQVLKGGGRLVANAVTLEMEALLLSMHEERGGTLTRIEVSRSAPIGGMNGWRPAMPVTQWRYIKK from the coding sequence ATGTGTGATATGCCTTCTGCTTCCAGCCGACGCTGGCTGACTATTATCGGCATCGGAGAAGACGGTCCAGCCGGTCTGGGCGATGAGGCAAAACAGCTGATCGCGGCCGCACCTGTCGTCTTCGGCGGCAGGCGGCATCATGAGTTGGTGGCCGCGCTCGTCACCGGCGAGAGGCTCTGTTGGGAAAGTCCGTTCGATCGGTCCGTCGAGGCAGTCGCCGCGCGCCGCGGTTTGCCGGTCGTCGTCCTCGGCTCGGGCGATCCATTTCTTTATGGAATCGGGGCTACTTTATCCCGACGTATCAGCGCCGAGGAAATGCGGGTCATTCCAGCCCCATCCTCGTTCAGCCTGGCCGCCTCGCGTCTGGGCTGGCCGCTGCAAGAGGTGGCGACGATTTCTCTGCACGGCCGTCCACTCGAACTGATCCGACCGCACCTGCATCACGGCCGGCGGATTGCCGCACTGACCTCAGACGCCGAGACGCCGAGCCAGCTTGCAGAACTTCTGCGCGTCTCCGGTTTCGGCCAGTCCCAATTGCACGTCCTTGAGGCGCTTGGCGGGCAGCGCGAGCGGCGACGCCAGGCACGCGCCGATAGCTTCGATCTCGGTCAGATCGATCCACTAAACGTCTGTGCCATTGAGGTCGTGGCAGGGGAGGGGGCGCGGGTGATAGCGTTTACGCCGGGGCTCGATGATACGCTCTTTGAGCACGACGGCCAGTTAACCAAACAGGACGTCCGTGCGATCACGCTCTCAGCGCTTGCTCCCCGCCACGGCGAACTGCTCTGGGATATTGGAGCTGGCTCCGGTTCGATCGGCATCGAATGGATGCTCGCCGATCCGTCGCTGCGGGCAGTTGCAATCGAGCAATCAAGCGAGCGAGCGGCACGAATTGCGCGCAACACGCTTGCCCTCGGTGTCCCCGGGCTTGCCATCGTCGAAGGCAAGGCGCCCGAGGCGCTTGCGAACCTACCTGAACCTGATGCGATCTTCGTCGGCGGTGGCGGCAGCGGGGCAGGCGTGCTCGACGTGGCGCTTCAGGTGCTAAAGGGGGGAGGGCGCCTCGTAGCCAACGCCGTCACGCTCGAGATGGAGGCGCTACTGCTGTCAATGCATGAAGAGCGCGGCGGCACGCTGACGCGCATTGAAGTATCGCGCTCTGCACCCATCGGCGGCATGAACGGTTGGCGGCCAGCCATGCCAGTGACGCAATGGCGCTATATAAAGAAGTGA
- a CDS encoding precorrin-3B C(17)-methyltransferase produces MTGTLFVIGTGPGNPHQMTPEALAAVSQSTEFYGYGPYLDRLNLRSDQRRQASDNREELDRASAALRAAAAGASVCVVSGGDPGVFAMAAAVCEAIDNGPQEWRAVDLIVLPGITAMLAVAARVGAPLGHDFCAISLSDNLKPWNIIENRLLMVARAGFVIALYNPISKARPWQLGRAFDLLRAELPAATPVIFGRAAGRADECITVQRLADADAATADMATCVIIGSPETKVISRDGKPDLVYTPRSIAEGKR; encoded by the coding sequence GTGACCGGGACGCTCTTCGTGATCGGAACGGGCCCGGGCAATCCGCACCAGATGACGCCGGAAGCTTTAGCCGCCGTGTCCCAGTCAACCGAATTCTACGGATACGGACCCTATCTCGACCGGTTAAACCTGCGATCCGATCAGCGGCGACAGGCATCCGATAACCGGGAGGAGCTCGATCGGGCATCGGCAGCTCTGCGCGCGGCGGCGGCCGGCGCGAGCGTCTGCGTCGTTTCCGGGGGAGATCCAGGAGTCTTCGCGATGGCGGCGGCCGTCTGCGAGGCCATTGACAACGGTCCGCAAGAATGGCGCGCGGTTGATCTGATCGTGCTACCGGGAATTACCGCCATGCTTGCGGTCGCCGCCCGCGTCGGCGCGCCGCTTGGCCATGATTTTTGCGCCATATCGCTGTCGGACAATCTAAAGCCGTGGAATATCATAGAAAATCGCCTGTTGATGGTGGCCAGAGCAGGCTTTGTCATCGCCCTTTACAACCCGATCAGCAAGGCACGACCCTGGCAATTGGGTAGAGCGTTCGACTTGCTGCGCGCCGAGCTTCCCGCGGCGACGCCGGTGATTTTCGGCAGGGCGGCAGGACGTGCCGACGAATGTATCACCGTCCAGCGCCTTGCCGACGCCGACGCAGCAACCGCGGACATGGCAACCTGTGTCATCATTGGCTCGCCTGAAACGAAGGTGATCTCCCGAGACGGCAAGCCTGATCTCGTCTACACTCCGCGCTCCATTGCTGAGGGGAAGAGGTGA
- the cobM gene encoding precorrin-4 C(11)-methyltransferase, translating into MTTVHFIGAGPGAADLITVRGRDLIAQCPVCLHAGSIVSPELLHYCPPGARIIDTAPMSLDEIESEYLRAAAAGEDVARLHSGDLSVWSAVAEQIRRLEKHGIDYTMTPGVPAFAAAAATLGRELTIPAVAQSLVLTRVSGRASPMPNDETLAKFGATGSTLAIHLAIHALGQVVAELTPLYGADCPVAIVAKASWPDERVVRGTLGNIETKLTAAPIERTAIIFIGPSLMATDFRESSLYDATYQRRFRGRE; encoded by the coding sequence ATGACGACTGTGCATTTCATCGGCGCGGGACCGGGTGCGGCGGATCTGATCACGGTGCGCGGCCGCGACCTCATCGCCCAGTGCCCTGTCTGTCTTCATGCTGGATCGATTGTGTCGCCGGAATTATTGCATTACTGCCCGCCTGGGGCGCGTATCATTGATACCGCGCCGATGTCGCTCGACGAGATCGAGTCCGAGTACCTGCGCGCGGCGGCCGCCGGCGAGGATGTGGCGCGACTGCATTCGGGCGACCTTTCGGTTTGGAGTGCAGTCGCCGAGCAAATCCGCCGGCTCGAAAAGCATGGCATCGACTACACGATGACACCTGGCGTGCCTGCTTTTGCGGCCGCTGCCGCCACCCTTGGTCGCGAGCTGACCATCCCGGCAGTAGCGCAAAGTCTGGTGCTGACGCGCGTTTCGGGGCGTGCATCGCCCATGCCGAACGACGAAACGCTGGCGAAATTCGGCGCAACGGGGTCAACTTTGGCCATCCACCTTGCCATTCATGCGCTGGGGCAGGTTGTTGCAGAACTAACGCCGCTCTACGGCGCCGATTGCCCGGTTGCGATCGTCGCCAAGGCATCCTGGCCAGATGAACGGGTCGTGCGCGGAACGCTTGGCAACATCGAGACAAAGCTGACCGCCGCTCCCATCGAGCGCACGGCGATCATCTTTATCGGCCCATCGCTGATGGCCACCGACTTTCGCGAAAGCTCGCTTTATGACGCCACCTACCAGCGACGCTTTCGCGGTCGCGAGTAG
- a CDS encoding RHE_PE00001 family protein, translating to MRYEIDSPLLVSLLPTIVQAEDGLARLDERTTRVTVAEGFAERRHFFDAIGALWVAGELVHVEDLVLHDARMDTRTPSHELTIAHSILRMRRRIWTAAPDWALSPAGLSVLAGGMEGEGPLEIKSTKPLVDEDAEGEVDGLLSAELAAIDAILERSQRLLDSHGHLGRSEPHDTPERTREKRSDDPLGLFDDEEWDEVARLGAWRKTIAIADALPATLGAALIFDAWERIEPLRRQHWLGGLLVASYLRARGKVTSHLFAFYAGLKTIRHERRRARDRLTRLQAFLEGMAESAAVGLKEMDRLSLARTQMEIRFRDRRSNSSLPRLADFVLSRPMVSSAMVARELQVTSRGALNLLNDIGIREITGRGRYRAWGII from the coding sequence ATGCGCTATGAGATCGACAGTCCATTGCTGGTCAGCCTGTTGCCGACGATCGTCCAGGCCGAGGATGGGTTGGCGAGGCTGGACGAAAGGACGACACGCGTCACGGTCGCGGAAGGCTTTGCCGAACGCCGACATTTCTTTGACGCTATCGGTGCCTTGTGGGTCGCCGGTGAACTGGTTCACGTCGAAGACCTCGTCTTGCACGATGCCCGCATGGATACACGCACGCCAAGCCACGAGCTGACGATCGCCCATTCCATTTTGCGAATGCGAAGGCGCATCTGGACTGCCGCACCCGACTGGGCGCTGAGCCCCGCAGGATTGTCGGTTCTGGCCGGCGGCATGGAAGGGGAGGGGCCCCTCGAAATCAAGAGCACAAAGCCTTTGGTCGACGAGGATGCAGAAGGCGAGGTGGATGGTCTTCTCTCCGCTGAACTGGCCGCGATCGATGCGATCCTGGAAAGGTCGCAGCGTTTGTTGGATAGCCATGGCCATCTCGGCAGGTCCGAGCCACACGACACGCCCGAGCGCACGCGCGAGAAGCGCAGCGACGATCCCCTCGGCCTGTTCGATGACGAGGAATGGGACGAGGTTGCGCGCCTCGGGGCATGGCGCAAGACGATCGCCATCGCCGACGCATTGCCAGCGACGCTCGGCGCAGCTCTGATATTTGATGCCTGGGAGAGGATCGAGCCACTTCGTCGGCAGCATTGGCTTGGAGGCCTTCTGGTCGCCAGCTATTTGCGCGCACGCGGCAAGGTCACGTCCCATCTTTTTGCCTTCTATGCCGGCCTCAAGACGATACGCCATGAGCGGCGACGTGCGCGCGACCGGCTGACGCGATTGCAGGCTTTTCTAGAGGGCATGGCAGAAAGCGCTGCCGTAGGACTCAAGGAAATGGACCGTCTTTCGCTGGCGCGCACGCAAATGGAAATCCGCTTCAGGGATCGCCGATCAAACAGCAGCCTGCCGCGGCTTGCGGACTTCGTCCTGTCGCGGCCGATGGTCTCGTCGGCAATGGTGGCGCGCGAGTTGCAGGTGACCAGTCGCGGCGCGCTCAATCTGCTGAACGACATTGGCATCCGTGAAATCACCGGACGAGGGCGCTATCGCGCCTGGGGCATAATCTGA
- a CDS encoding precorrin-8X methylmutase gives MPDYDYIHSGDAIYERSFAIIRSEADLSRFSAEEADIAVRMIHACGLVEAAEHFVFAPGFVSAARAALHDGAPIFCDAEMVAHGVTRRRLPAHNEVLCTLHDPRTAELAKQAGNTRSAAALQLWLERLGGSVVAIGNAPTALFHLLELLRDGAPKPAAIIGMPVGFVGAAESKDALAENSYGVPFAIVRGRLGGSAMTAAAVNALARPGL, from the coding sequence ATGCCGGACTACGATTACATTCACAGCGGCGATGCGATCTATGAGCGATCTTTTGCGATCATTCGCAGCGAAGCTGACCTTTCACGGTTTTCTGCGGAGGAAGCCGATATTGCCGTGCGCATGATCCATGCATGCGGTCTCGTTGAAGCGGCAGAGCATTTCGTGTTCGCGCCCGGCTTCGTCAGTGCCGCACGCGCAGCCTTGCATGATGGGGCACCGATCTTTTGCGACGCAGAAATGGTGGCGCACGGCGTCACCCGTAGGCGCCTGCCAGCACACAACGAGGTGCTTTGCACGCTGCATGATCCGCGCACGGCGGAACTGGCAAAGCAAGCCGGCAATACCCGCTCGGCTGCCGCGCTTCAGCTTTGGCTGGAGCGGCTTGGCGGCAGCGTCGTTGCCATCGGCAATGCCCCGACGGCCCTCTTCCATCTTCTTGAATTGTTGCGCGACGGCGCACCGAAACCGGCAGCAATCATCGGGATGCCGGTCGGTTTTGTTGGCGCAGCTGAATCCAAGGATGCACTTGCCGAAAATTCCTATGGCGTACCATTTGCAATCGTGCGTGGCCGCCTCGGTGGTAGCGCGATGACAGCAGCCGCCGTAAACGCTCTGGCGAGGCCCGGCCTATGA
- the repB gene encoding plasmid partitioning protein RepB, translating to MSRRDRLKGLFDDTAQELAAANSEDETPMRGPAGPVRSMALTLGRMEEESRAMQEALLSGERVVELDPELIDMSFVRDRLAELPQDVADELVRSIEEDGQEVPILVRRHPQHDTRYQVVYGHRRLQALRLLGRKVQAIIRTLDDVDVVIAQGIENSARRNLSYIERAVFAFNLESKGFERPVIMKALSTDKTELSKLISVAKSIPMEAILTIGAAPAAGRRKWIALAQGWTSATTSRLRGLLGSEDFAAQASDRRFDLVVAELAKKPERQEATEYEWLPKRDGKIKGRIRSAGDSFTIALKTGDAADFGGYVARHLDELYEAFKAGK from the coding sequence ATGAGCAGACGGGATCGACTGAAGGGACTGTTCGACGATACTGCGCAGGAGTTGGCCGCGGCCAACTCGGAGGATGAAACGCCGATGCGCGGCCCGGCCGGCCCGGTCCGTTCGATGGCGCTGACGCTTGGGCGCATGGAGGAAGAAAGCAGGGCGATGCAGGAGGCGCTGCTATCTGGCGAGCGCGTCGTTGAACTCGATCCAGAACTCATCGACATGTCCTTCGTCAGAGATCGGCTGGCGGAACTTCCCCAGGATGTCGCGGACGAACTGGTACGGTCGATCGAGGAAGATGGACAGGAAGTGCCTATTCTCGTTCGACGGCATCCGCAGCACGATACGCGTTACCAGGTGGTTTACGGACATCGGCGGCTCCAGGCGCTGCGACTGCTCGGGCGCAAGGTGCAGGCGATCATCCGGACACTGGATGATGTCGATGTCGTCATCGCGCAAGGTATCGAGAATTCCGCGAGACGTAACCTCTCCTATATTGAACGAGCCGTCTTTGCCTTCAATCTCGAGAGCAAGGGTTTCGAGCGGCCTGTTATCATGAAGGCCCTTTCGACCGACAAGACGGAATTGTCAAAACTGATCTCGGTTGCCAAGAGCATTCCAATGGAGGCCATCCTGACGATCGGTGCCGCGCCGGCCGCGGGACGTCGCAAATGGATCGCGCTTGCGCAAGGTTGGACCAGCGCAACGACATCGAGGTTGCGGGGGCTGCTTGGCTCGGAGGACTTTGCCGCTCAAGCGAGCGATCGTCGCTTCGACCTCGTTGTCGCCGAACTGGCAAAGAAGCCGGAGAGACAGGAGGCCACGGAGTATGAATGGTTGCCGAAGCGGGACGGCAAGATCAAGGGTCGCATCCGCAGCGCGGGCGATTCCTTTACCATCGCGCTAAAGACAGGCGATGCGGCGGATTTTGGCGGCTACGTCGCGCGCCACCTCGATGAACTCTATGAGGCATTCAAGGCTGGAAAGTAG
- the cobF gene encoding precorrin-6A synthase (deacetylating) encodes MPHIHIIGIGTGNPEHVTIQAINAMNASDAIFIPTKGPEKDGLAAVRREICSRYVTNSKTEIIEFSVPKRATADRTYLESVDAWHAAIAETYVRLIEGLPEAGTGAFLIWGDPSLYDSTIRILERARVASSFGFAFSVIPGITSVQALAASHRIPINLVGKPLELTTGRRLVEKGNRAESTVVMLDGELAFSKIDDPDAEIFWGAYLGTPDEITRAGRLADVADEIVRVRAEARARHGWIMDIYLLRKGHDFDDL; translated from the coding sequence GTGCCTCATATCCACATCATCGGCATTGGAACAGGAAACCCCGAGCACGTCACCATTCAGGCGATCAACGCCATGAATGCCTCCGACGCCATCTTCATCCCGACCAAAGGCCCGGAAAAAGACGGTTTGGCTGCTGTTCGCCGCGAGATCTGCAGCCGCTACGTCACCAACAGCAAGACTGAGATCATCGAATTTTCCGTACCAAAGCGAGCCACAGCCGACCGGACCTATCTCGAAAGTGTGGATGCGTGGCATGCCGCCATTGCCGAGACCTATGTCAGGCTCATCGAAGGCCTGCCAGAGGCCGGTACGGGTGCCTTCCTGATCTGGGGCGACCCCAGCCTCTACGACAGCACAATCCGCATTCTGGAACGCGCCCGTGTAGCCAGCAGTTTCGGCTTCGCATTCAGCGTCATTCCCGGCATTACGAGTGTACAAGCCCTTGCTGCAAGCCATCGCATCCCGATCAACCTTGTCGGAAAGCCGCTCGAACTCACCACGGGTCGGCGTCTCGTCGAAAAAGGCAATCGGGCTGAAAGCACGGTCGTCATGCTCGATGGCGAGCTCGCCTTTTCGAAAATCGATGACCCCGACGCGGAGATCTTCTGGGGTGCCTATCTTGGCACGCCCGACGAGATCACGCGCGCCGGACGACTGGCTGACGTTGCCGACGAGATCGTCAGAGTACGGGCTGAAGCGCGTGCGCGCCACGGCTGGATCATGGACATCTATCTGCTCCGCAAAGGGCACGATTTCGATGATCTTTGA
- the cobG gene encoding precorrin-3B synthase, with protein MAPGEQTARDSREEVPSPRMRRGACPTLLEPMQTGDGLLARLRPAGGILSIQQFIQLAEAAHRHGNGILEITARGSLQIRGLGPQTVQPLAADLDAAGISVPAGPVIELSPLHGIAPDEIGNPAEIEALLRDKLAAELLSPMLAPKLSILIDGGSNCGLAAVAGDIRVTAVSAGVWQVAINGDGRTALPLLIGSADQAVRAVGDLLRLLISLGRHKRCRDVEGARLLSAFPAMELMKRARAPAFQDPLVGTFTLADGAAVLGLRPRFGQVRASDLVAFLGSAKAFGATQVRPSPGHIFLLAELTCRSAMLIAQMASRYGLSTDRHDPSAHIATCAGAGACASGHYHTKAHAERLVSIAPELLDGSMVVHLSGCAKGCAHPQPTLSIVGAQDGYHLILNGKASDAPDAQIASGDIDSAIEELARLIKNERHAGESAAACLRRVGKGDVTRALRQG; from the coding sequence ATGGCACCTGGCGAACAGACGGCGCGCGATAGCCGGGAGGAGGTCCCCTCGCCCCGGATGCGTCGTGGCGCCTGTCCGACGCTGCTGGAGCCGATGCAAACGGGCGACGGTCTGTTGGCGCGGCTGCGGCCGGCCGGCGGCATTCTTTCGATCCAGCAATTCATCCAGTTGGCCGAGGCAGCGCACAGGCACGGTAACGGGATACTCGAGATCACAGCGCGCGGCAGCCTGCAAATTCGCGGCCTTGGACCACAGACCGTCCAACCGCTCGCAGCCGATCTCGACGCCGCCGGAATCTCGGTTCCCGCCGGTCCCGTGATTGAACTCTCACCGTTGCATGGCATCGCGCCTGACGAGATCGGGAACCCCGCCGAGATTGAAGCACTGCTGCGCGACAAACTCGCCGCGGAGCTCCTTTCCCCCATGCTGGCGCCGAAACTCTCAATTCTGATCGATGGTGGGAGCAACTGTGGGCTTGCTGCCGTTGCTGGTGACATTCGTGTTACCGCCGTATCCGCCGGTGTCTGGCAAGTCGCCATCAACGGCGACGGACGAACCGCACTGCCATTGCTGATAGGAAGCGCCGATCAGGCTGTTCGAGCAGTTGGAGATCTGCTTCGCCTGCTCATTTCGCTTGGCCGGCACAAACGATGCCGCGATGTCGAAGGCGCGCGCCTCCTGTCGGCCTTCCCCGCGATGGAGCTGATGAAGCGCGCAAGAGCCCCCGCATTCCAAGATCCCTTGGTCGGCACCTTTACCCTTGCGGATGGCGCCGCAGTTCTCGGACTGAGGCCTCGCTTCGGGCAAGTACGCGCCAGCGATCTCGTCGCGTTCCTCGGCTCAGCCAAAGCTTTCGGCGCAACGCAAGTCCGGCCGAGCCCTGGACACATTTTCTTACTGGCTGAGCTCACATGTCGATCCGCGATGCTCATTGCGCAGATGGCGTCGAGGTATGGCCTGTCTACCGACCGTCACGATCCGTCGGCGCACATCGCCACGTGTGCAGGCGCCGGCGCCTGCGCCTCAGGCCATTATCACACCAAGGCCCATGCAGAGAGATTGGTGTCCATCGCTCCCGAATTGCTGGACGGCTCCATGGTTGTTCATCTCTCCGGCTGCGCCAAGGGGTGTGCCCATCCGCAGCCGACCCTTTCCATTGTCGGCGCGCAGGACGGCTACCATCTCATCCTCAACGGGAAGGCTTCGGATGCTCCCGATGCACAGATTGCTAGCGGCGACATCGATTCCGCTATAGAGGAACTCGCTCGCCTCATCAAAAACGAGAGACACGCTGGCGAATCGGCTGCTGCCTGCCTTAGACGGGTCGGCAAAGGCGACGTCACAAGGGCGCTGCGACAGGGATAG